From the genome of Cryptococcus depauperatus CBS 7841 chromosome 1, complete sequence, one region includes:
- a CDS encoding FK506-binding protein 1 — MGVTVTDARGGDGKTFPKPGDQVSIHYVGTLVGGERHGSQFDSSIDRGAPFVCKIGVGQVIKGWDEGVTQLSLGQKATLICTPDYAYGARGFRPFIPANSTLKFEVELLTINSMRC; from the exons ATGGGTGTTACTGTTACT GATGCTCGTGGCGGCGACGGCAAGACCTTTCCCAAGCCTGGCGACCAGGTTTCCATACACT ACGTTGGTACCCTCGTTGGCGGCGAGCGTCACGGCTCCCAATTTGATTCATCCATTGACCGCGGAGCGCCTTTTGTCTGCAAAATTGGAGTTGG GCAAGTCATTAAGGGTTGGGACGAAGGTGTCACTCAGCTCTCTCTTGGCCAGAAAGCTACTCTTATCTGCACCCCTGACTATG CCTATGGTGCTCGCGGCTTCCGTCCTTTCATCCCTGCCAACTCTACCCTCAAGTTTGAAG TTGAACTTCTCACAATCAACTCAATGCGCTGTTGA